From Gadus macrocephalus chromosome 16, ASM3116895v1:
ATATTATGAACTCGGCGCGTTGGGCGCTTTATTTAGGTGCGTAAAACGCATCCAACGCGCCTAATGCGCTGCTTTAGCGTGTGTAACGCCTCTCcgtaccaatggttccctatgcaaaaatgcataTTTTCTACACACATAACGCGTTCAGTGTTAAAGTCAGTTAAATCGATTCTGCTAATTGATAGGTTAGGTTTTACCTAAACAACTTCATACATGTGGATTCATATCAAAAATGAAGAATCCGTGTTACCTTACCGTCCTAGAGTCTGGTCTAAAGGTCCTGCAGCAGATCAGTTTAGTCATGGTTTCATGAACAtgatcctctccctccccttcctccctactCCCTCACCTCCCTGCTCTCCTATCCTTCTCTatctccccacctctcctcttGGCTCCCCTCAACCTTTTATAGGTAAACCTCAGGATTCTGTTTTGAGAGACAAGAGATACCAGaccaaaagagagacagacagattgaacgaaagacagatagaaagagagacagaccaagagacaagaagacagacagatagagaggaagacagatacacagagagatggacaggTAGGGAGACATGCAGCaaaacaagcagacagacagaaagagagacgagCAGAGAGACATACCGATACACAGATAGTGAGACAGATTGCTCCCTCTTGACCGCTGAATGGGAGCTGAGTTTGGTCCAATCAGGGAGCCTTCCTCGGTCAGCTGTTACCACGTCCTCCAGTCAGAGAAGCTATCCTCGGTCAGCTTTCACCAACACCTCTAATCAGAGAAGCTTGCGGCAGGCggctgccttctgtggaggggcggggccaaaGGGGAGCGCTGGGAGCATGCCCTCCTCTGCTGTCATGGTAACCAAGGAGCAGCTGATGCTGGACCTGGTCCAATCAGAGGTGGGCTGATCCTTCCTTTCTTCTTCCTCATGAGCTCATTACATTCATTTAATTGATAAATCAATAGATACAACTTAAAGTCACAATGTGCCACATTTCAATTGGTTTGTAGCTTAGAGTCTCCTGGACATATCTGTGGTCAATGCGATTGATAAAATGACATCCAATAACTGATACATTCTACTGATAGAATGTTCTGGGCAGCCAATGTGTCTCTCTTTGTTTGATTAAGTATCTTACTATCAATACTTAATCAACACTTGATCAATACTGACTCACAGCGACCCACACCACCCAGCCACACGTCACACGGTCGCACAGCCAGGAATGCACCTTCATACACTTGGTGTCCGCCTCGGTCCGCGTCGGATGACGACACCCCAATGTGGACGGCCGCGCTGTCCAAGAACTGGCCACGGCCTTCTGCATTGGGCTGTCGACATCCGTACAGGAGGCCCGTACACGAGGCCCGTACACGAGGCCCGTACACGAGGCCCGTACACGAGGCCCGTACAGGAGGCCCGTACACGAGGCCCGTACAGGAGGCCCGTACACGAGGCCCGTACACGAGGCCCGTACACGAGGCCCGTACACAAGGCCCGTACAGGAGGCCCGTACACGAGGCCCGTACACGAGGCCCGTACACGAGGCCCGTACACGAGGCCCGTACACGAGGCCCGTACACGAGGCCCGTACAGGAGGCCCGTACAGGAGGCCCGAACAGAAGGCTCATACACAAGGCGAGGCTCTAACACAAGGCCCGTACAGGAGGCCCGTACACAAGGTGAAGCCCATACAGGAGACCCGTACACGAGGCCGTACATGAGGTGAGGCCTGTACAGGAGGCACGTACACAAGGCCGTACACAAGGTGAGGCCCGTACATGAGGACCGTAAGCAAGGCTCGTACATGAGGTGAAGCCCATATGCAGGGTCCCGTACACAAGCCCTACACAAGACCCATACAGGAGGCTTGTACACGAATCCCGTACATGAGGCTTGTACACTAGGCCCGTAACTGAGGTGAAACCTTTTCCAACGAGTGAACAGGactaatatttaaacaaatcaGCTCTCAATGAGCTGTTGAGATTAGGATGCAGAGAGGGGGTAATAGTGTTTGTCAAACTGAATTCTTCATCGCtaattaaattgtgtgtgtgtgtgtgtgtgtgtgtgtgcgtgtgtgtgtgtgtgtgtgtgtgtgtgtgtgtgtgtgtgtgtgtgtgtgtgtctatctgtgtgtgtgtgtgtgtgtgtgttagcctcCTGAGAGGAACGTGGTTTCCGCTGCAGTAGTGCGTCTGGACCAACAGAGGGCAGCACAGCGAGTCGGGAAGCACCGGCAGGAGGTCGAAAAGAAGAGacgggagaaagaggaggagaagaggagacagcaagagaaggaggagagagaggaggaggagagagagaagagagaggggaggatgcGTGAGGAGcttgaagaggagaggagacggagggcAGGGGAGATCAGGTTCAGCTAAACTACTAATAAATCATTGATCAACTTCTGCTGTGTTACGAGCATCGATGAGTAAATACGTAAGGgaaaatgtatagaacgccggtcattatcgagaaaataagccccgaccgggcgaacaggacaccgacgcgcagcggaggtgtcttgcttcgccgtgaaggggcttatttttcgataatgaccgtcaaagttctatacattatcccgcttattacacggctacttgccaaaacgaaacaatttatttacaatgtatttgttaccagcattcagtGTTGataagcagagaaatagtccgcccaagacgtcgtcgcttagcaaccgacagcgcttgggttgatacatatcccgcttattacattgacaagttaccggactacgtgcggagtgataccaaaggcaaaaagtcattttgtttaccttgacagcggtcattattcatccgttgaattatcaaaaaataattgaccgccggaagttgtgaagtggccatgcaagtgaacggaacgttgaaaagacctgtgtaataaatgaatataattcagaaaaaacacagaaCAGCTGTCTGTTCCTATGGCAATATGTTGGGTCATAGTATATTAATACTATGTATAATATGTTCTATAATCTGTTTTCTCTagattaaagagagagagggaggaagagcagcAGAGGGTGAACGAGGCagagaacagggagagagagagccaggagcAGGCTAAAGGAGAATCTGAGAGGAggcgggtggaggagaggaggagacacgcagagagactccagagaatgagagaggaggaggagaaacgaAGAGCAGGTGAGGAGAACCCAGAAAGTACACAACCTGTAGTTTGTTTACAGGTCAATAAACTGAGTTGTAGTTTGTTCCCAGGTCAATAAACGGAGTTGTAGCAAAGAATGTCTAATAGGAAGAGAATTGGCACCAGAATCAAATAAACATTGAAATTCCATTTATACCCATGTACTTTCAAGCAGGGTTTCTGGTTGTAATCGGTCGCAAGTCCGTCACTGACCaatcattagcagaatgctagcgtgttaCGGCCAACAATGGCCAAACctgtaagaaagaaagaagtactcattcattcgacttttgaactataatctatattgaacttgcggattCTACAATAAAATCTGCGATATTTAAACGACAAGCAGTTGAAAGAGATAAATGTAGCCGTCTAGCTCCATAGATCCTCGCCCACGATCACCCCTAGTGGAATTCTAATGGAACTGCAACCAAGTTCGACACAAAGGGGCTCAATATAGAGTGCCAAGGCTCTCCCTAGACGGGCTCCGGTTGTAGTTGGTTTACAGGTTAACACATTTAGTGGTAGCTTGTTTACATGTAACCACAATTTAGTTGTAGTTTTGTTCTTCTCCAGTTGAACAGGAACGTCTTCACCAGGAggagaatgagaggagggaggaggagaacagaagggtggaggggatggaggagggcgagagggaggaaTATCTACACAGGAggcaggaggaagatgaggaaaggaggcaggtggagaaggagaggaggaggagggaggaggaggctgctctTTCGGCCCTAAAGGAAGCCCGACGCAGTGGGGCGCTCTTTGCCAGGTAAACGTGGTTCAGTCCAGGCTGGGTTTCCTCTTTAAACAAGCTGCTTCTTTAAAGTTGACAGAAAACAATGAGCCTTATAAAAAGGATTTCTGAAACCCAAACCCAAAACAACCCAGACTGTCATCTGTTCTCTCCTGTgtgatgacctctgacctccctcCAGACAGAGGGCGCTGTTGGAGCAGCAGCTGTCCTTTAAACGGGGTCTCCTGCTCGAGGCTGAGGGGCTGGATACCGGACAGGATGTCTCCAGACCTTGGGTCTACTCCTACTTGGCCCTCCTGGACCTCCTGGGACTCCCCAAGCCTGACCCAGCGGAGcctgacctttaacctctcGGCTCTGTTTTGACGCCAACCAGCTTCTAATGAAACTAGAGACTGAACACTGCTGTTTTCAGTCTATGTTCTCCAGTAGCTAGCCTTAAGTTTAGCATGCTAGGTAGCAAGGCTCAGGGAGCAAGTAAACTGTGTACTGTAGACATTAGCCTTTAGTTTAGCATGCTAGTTAGCAGGCTAAGAGAGCAAATATACTGTGTAGTCATTAGCCTTTAGTTTAGAATGCTAGGTAGCAAGGCTCAGAGAGCAGATCGACTGTGTAGACATTAGCCTTTAGTTTAGCTTGCTAGGTAGCAAGGCTTAGAGAGCAGATAGACTGCAGACATTAGCCTTTAGTTTAGCATGCTGGGTAGCAAGGCTCAGAGAGCAGATAGACTGCAGACATTTGCCTTTAGTTTAGAGTGCTGGGTAGCAAGGCTCAGAGAGCAATTAAACAGTGTTGACATTAGCCTTTAGTTTTGCATGCTAGGTAGCAGGCTAAGAGAGCAGATATAATTTGAGGACATTAGCCTTTAGTTTAGCATTCTATGTTGCAAGTCTCAGTGGGCAGATAGACTGTGTAGACATTAGCCTTTAGTTTTGAATGCCAGGTAGCAAGGCTCAGAGAGCAGATAGACTTTGCAGACATTAGCCTTTAGTTGACCCTGCTAGATAGCAAGGCTCAGAGAGCAGATAGACTGTGTAGAGTTAATGTGCCATCCTAGTAATGTCTATAATATTTCCTGCTTCACAAATAAAGTTAATTGAAGAAAATGAAATGTTGTCTTTTGTATCATTCAACACAGCCGACTAACACACTCACTCCTAATGAGCTGCTGGCAGCAGTGATGAGATGGAGGGTGTGTGAGTATATTGGACTGCTGATTATACTGACTCACACTTCTGCAGCAGTCTGCGTCTCCTCATCGCGACGGTCGCAACTCATTTTGCTGTGGTTGCGGGCAGCTCTCGGAGCACGCCGGCAGAGAACCAGAGGTAGGAGTATCCACCGAACTGCCATGACCTCCCTTAGGCTGCTGttagggtttgtgtttgttagtgcTAATATAGAAGCATTCTTGGTGGTTAGGCTAAGAGCTATGCTAACATCATTCATGATGTCACAGCACCACCCGAACCAGAGCCGTTGTGATGGAGCTGTGACCGCGGCCGCTGGAGCACACTGGTGGAGCAGACTGGAGAAGCAGACCAGTGGAGCAGACCGGAGGAGCAGACCGAAGGAGCAGACCAGAGTAGCAGACCAGAGTAGCAGACCAGAGGAGAAGACCGGACGAGCAGTCCGGACGAGCAGACTGGACGAGCAGAGATGCTGAGCCCGGCGGTGCTGCGGGGGTCCCTGTTTCTCATTATCTTCTGCTCCCACCCTGGAGCCCCCTCCATTACCACAAGTACcgccacctgtctgtctgcctgtctgcctgcctgtctatctatttgtatgtctgtctttctacctATCTGCCTCCTTGTAttactgtctgtccgtctgcttctttacctgtctctctacctgtctgtctgtctgtctgtcagcctctccatctttctatttgtctctctgcagttctgtctgtctatttacTCACCTGACTgcttctatctgtctgtctgtctgtttgtctacctttctgtctctcagGGTTTCCGACCATCAGAGACAAGACGTGGAGAGGTCAAAGATCATGCCCGCTGgtcctggcccctccccctcccctcttccctccgtTCTCACGCAAAGAAGAGCtaatggtgacacacacacacacacacacacacaggcatgcatacacacgcgcacacacacacacacacaaacacacgcaaatacacacacgcacgcacacacgcacgcatgtcaTGGACGTATTCCGTCATCCGCCAAAAGGTTGATTACATAAAAATGGAATGGAGGCACCATGGTTACAAAAATGTTGCTCCCAACTAAGAAACCAGGACTCCAGCTTCTGTCCTTCCGAAAGGAATCCCCTCGTATTGGGCTGCCCCCTACCAATCGGTCCCCAGGGGCGGAGCCACGCACCTCGTATTGGGCTGACCCCCTGCCAATCAGCCCTCAGTGGCGGGGCCAACCACCTCGTATTGGGCTGAACCCCTGCCAATAATTTCCCAGGGGCAGGGCCAAGCATCTCATATATCACTGACACCCTGCAAATCAGTCCCCAGGGGCGGGGCCCAGCACCAAGACAAACTCCACGGGTGGGGGATAACCTGCACTGTGATGAGATGTCAGAGGTCATCTGAAGGTGGTCTTGTTTCCAGGTTGACATAACGGATCAGATAACGGGACTCAACGGAGACAAGGTAGCTATCAGCTCATCAAGATCTAGTGTTGGCACAGCTGATCATACATCAATAATCAATATCTTTACAGGGCTGcagggggaccagaggacaacaggtacacacacacacacacacacacacacacacacacacacacacacacacacacacacacacaccagacaaatCAAGCGCGTGTGTTTTCTGTTCGTCAGGGTAAGCCTGGACCCTCAGGGTCTCCTGGAGAGACAGGGTCACCTGGATCGATGGGACCCCCCATGAAGGTAACATTCAACCAACCATATATAAGCATTATTAATTACATGCCTCATGACCTTTCCAAAGGTATGCAGTGTTCACATGTTAAGGGTCTCAGGATGTAATGCTGTGTTCACATGTTAAGGGTCTCGGGATTTAATGCTGTGTTTACATGTTAAGGGTCTCATGATGTAATGCAGTGTTCACATGTTAAGGGTCTCATGATGTAATGCAGTGTTCACATGTTAAGGGGCTCATGATGTTATGCAATGTTCACATGTTAAGGGGCTCATGATGCAATGCAGTGTTCACATGTTAAGGGGCTCATGATGTAATGTAGTGTTCACATGCTAAGGAGCTCAAGATGTAATGCCTTTTTCACACTCTTAGGGGCTCATGATTTAATGCAGTGTTCAAATGTGTGtcaggggaaaaggggggagcgaGGTTGGAGAGGACTCTATGGAGACGTAGGGACACCTGGATTCATCAAGGTAATCAATACAGGAGAAATCATCACCTCAATACATAATCAATGTCCGAATACCTCACAAAAATATCAACACCTCAATATATACCCAATATTGTACTACTACATCAATATATAAGATACATAGAGTCATAACACTTCAATTCAATGTATTTTGGAGACATAATCAATAGTTCTATAGAATAACAGCTCAACACAACATCATGTCTGTTTACAGGGAAGGGCTGGAAACAAGGGAGCCACGGTGAGTACTACTGACAGACAACTGACGGACAgacgatagacagacagacagacagacagacagacagagaaatgacagacagactgacaggcgCGAGAcagatgacagacagacagacagaaagacagaggagagacagattACGGTCAGACAGCCTGTGTTGTCCTCGTGTCCTCctcagggggtgagggggagaccAGGGCTGCAGGGAGCCAGAGGAGATCAGGTGAGGAGCTTCTCTTCCCCTATTGGACAAGGTGTACACATCTTTGACACGGCTCAACAGATGCACTCACTGTGTTCTAGGGTTACGGTGGAGGACCGGGGGTCCTGGGAAAGAGGGTGAGCATTCTCAGGACACATCTACTGATGCCTAAACTACTGTACCACTGTACAACTGAACTA
This genomic window contains:
- the LOC132474147 gene encoding acetylcholinesterase collagenic tail peptide-like; amino-acid sequence: MLSPAVLRGSLFLIIFCSHPGAPSITTRFPTIRDKTWRGQRSCPLVLAPPPPLFPPFSRKEELMVDITDQITGLNGDKGCRGTRGQQGKPGPSGSPGETGSPGSMGPPMKGKRGERGWRGLYGDVGTPGFIKGRAGNKGATVSTTDRQLTDRR